The genome window CGGCTCGAAAGTATTAACATTCCACTCAACAAAGAGTATGTTAAAAAATCGAGAATCCCCAACTTCTTAAAAGTTGGCGGAAGTTCAATTTTAACTAACTTAGTTCATTTAATCTCTTTTTAAACTCATCATTTCTTGAACAGTTACTTATAGCCTTTTTTAATAAGTCTTTTTCACTTTCAACATCACCTTGTTTTTGATAAATGCCTGCAAGAGCTTCATAAGCCTTTTGAGAATCAGGCAATGTGAAAATTACCTGTTTATACAATTCAATGGCTTTGTCCAAATTCCCCTTGTTTTCTTCATATTTGGCTTCGCTCATGAAATCTGTTATCTTTTTAAATTTACCGTCCTTTTTGGGTTTGGTTTTTCCTTCAACATTTTTTAACTTGTCAAAGATATCTGCTGCTGTTTTTTCGTCAAAATTTTCTCCGATTTTTCTTTCGTCTGCCATATAATCACCTTAAGGTAAAACTCCAAGCATCTTTAATGCCATGTATAATACCAATATTGAAAATACAATTTTCAGTTTCTTTTGAGGCACCTTATGAGCATATTTTGCACCAATTGACGCTAATGGGACTGAAAAACATGCTATTAATGCAAAGTTAATAATGCTCACATACCCTATCGAATATGGAAATGTGGAAACTCCCCATCCTGAAACGATGTAGGACAAGAATCCTCCGATTGCTGTTAAGCTTATGAATATGGAAGATGTTCCAATAGCTTCTATCATTGAAAAACCTAGAAGTGCGGTTAAAATGGCTATTAAGAATACGCCTCCACCAACGCCCAAAAGTCCTGATGAAAATCCCACTACCAGACCAATTATGCCTATTGAAATCATGTTGAAGGGAATTTTTGCATCTTCCCTTTCTTTATTGATATTGACTATATTGTTAACTGTTATAAACAGCAATAGGCATCCGAATATTATTTCCAAAATTCTTGACGGCAGCATTGATGCAACAAATCCTCCTAAAGCACTTCCAATTATTCCAAAAACTCCTAAACGAATTCCGGGTTGTATAATGTTATCCAATTTACGGGTGTGCCTGTAGGCTCCGCTAAGGGATGTTGGAATGATAATGGCCAAACTGGTACCCAATGAAATTAACATTGCCAAATCCGGTTCAACACCTATGTACTTTAATAAAAAGTATTGAAGTGGAACTATTAAAAATCCGCCTCCAACGCCTAAAAGTCCTGATGCGAACCCTGCACATATACCAATTAAGATTAATCCTATGAAATATTCTATTGGAAACATGACATCACTTATTTAAAGTATTAATATTAAAATATTGTTTATGAAAGTTAATAAAACTATCATAGTTGGATTAATATTTATTTTATTTGGAGGAATAATATTCCTAACCGATATTTTTAATCCAATTATTAGACCTTTAACATACACATTTTTAATGGGATCATCCAAAGGAAAAGACATCATGTTTTTTGGCCTTTTAGGATTGTTTTTAATACTTTCCCAATTATTTAAAAAGGATATCGATACCACAAAATACTTGAAAATATCAGTAGGTGTGGGTTCAGTTTTATTAATTTTGGGGATAGCTCTGGAAGTGATTTTTAGATTGCAAATGGGCATAAAGCTCAACACTGTTTTTTGCTCTATGACTAGCACAATGAGTTCCACAAGCATTTTACATACGCACCTGTTAAAGTCCATTTTAGGCGAAGCTTTAACTCAAATTATAGGACCTTTTATTCAAAGTGACATTAACACAGGTGTTGGCCTATATGCTTATGTTCCAAGTTTTGCATTTCTAATAATTTTGCTGATTCCGATATTGTTTATAACCATTGTTCTAGCTTCACAAAAACGCCCATGGCCAACAAACTTTTTGCTTGCATTCTTTTCAAGCTGTTTGATTATCGGAGCCATTGACGGAGGATTGTTTGGAACTCCTGCCATAGTTGGAATCCTGGGACTTTATTTGATTTACAGAGACGGTTATTATATTAACAATATAATCGGGAAACTCCTAAACGATGAAAATCTTTTAAAAGAAAATGAGCTAATACAACCTGTTTACAGAAACCGAGGATTTTCACAAAAAAGATTCCTATTCAATAGAGTTCTTATTGGGATTTTAATTTTTGCAGTAATATTTTTACGTCTCACCATAGCGTTTGCCGGTGCAGAACCTGATTATTACACAGTCAATGTCGCAAATCCTTCACAGGAAATTGATTTAGGAAACATCAACTCAGAAATAATCAAAATTGAAAACAGCACAGACAAGATTACTTATCACATTAACACTAGCTATAACGAAATGCAACTCATAAATGACTTGAAGGGTCCTCTGAATAACTCCTGCAAATATTACACAGTTTCATGGAATATTTACTCATATTTAGGGTTGTTTAAATGAAAAAG of Methanobrevibacter sp. contains these proteins:
- a CDS encoding sulfite exporter TauE/SafE family protein, encoding MFPIEYFIGLILIGICAGFASGLLGVGGGFLIVPLQYFLLKYIGVEPDLAMLISLGTSLAIIIPTSLSGAYRHTRKLDNIIQPGIRLGVFGIIGSALGGFVASMLPSRILEIIFGCLLLFITVNNIVNINKEREDAKIPFNMISIGIIGLVVGFSSGLLGVGGGVFLIAILTALLGFSMIEAIGTSSIFISLTAIGGFLSYIVSGWGVSTFPYSIGYVSIINFALIACFSVPLASIGAKYAHKVPQKKLKIVFSILVLYMALKMLGVLP